One genomic region from Methanocaldococcus fervens AG86 encodes:
- a CDS encoding Piwi domain-containing protein, translating to MKNLRYKINAYRIKKDYIPKEVYRYRIRSFIENINIYRFVGFYGGVALNQSEFILPYPVENLVLEYDGKDVKLEHIDTLNLEDIENKDKEKAEKLVRGYLTSIYKLKPILYKILRDVRESKIINDIRVDPIPDFTVKRHNNEYYLVIDFNHTATVLKNLWDFVGRDKLKLEDYIGKKIIFKPNPKKRYTIKSIEKQNKKDIDDIVEHIIEYYKWTEEEIKSTFGEIDYTQPIIHCEGIPYPFAPQFCNIVFTMEDLDENTLKDLQSYWRLPNEIKGNIINQIAKKLRFVENEPIELEFIKFNNTPLIVKDENGKPTKIYTTNRLFRWNYDSKSKLYLPYDIPDIIKNKTLTTFVLIDENLKNVSGKIKRKVYQMFKNYNKIASKTELPKFDFANKWKYFSNNNIRDVIRKIKDEFNEELGFALIIGNRYYENDYYETLKMQLFNLNIISQNILWENWSKDDNNFMTNNLLIQIMGKLGIKYFALDAKVNYDYIMGLDSGLGAFKSNRVSGCTVIYDSEGKIRRIQPIDVPSPGERIPIHLVVEFLETKTDINMENKNILFLRDGFVQNSEREELKKLSKELNSNIEVISIRKNNKYKVFTSDYGIGSIFGNDGIFLPHKTTFGSNPVKLSTWLRFNSGNEEKLKINESIMQLLYDLTKMNYSALYGEGRNLRIPAPIHYADKFVKALGKNWKIDEELLKHGFLYFI from the coding sequence ATGAAAAATTTAAGATATAAAATAAATGCCTATAGAATAAAAAAAGATTATATCCCAAAAGAGGTATATCGATATAGAATCAGAAGTTTTATAGAGAATATTAATATCTACAGATTCGTTGGATTTTATGGAGGGGTGGCCTTAAATCAAAGTGAGTTTATTCTGCCATATCCTGTTGAAAATTTAGTGTTAGAATATGACGGAAAAGACGTAAAATTAGAGCATATTGATACATTAAACTTAGAAGATATAGAAAACAAAGACAAAGAAAAAGCTGAAAAGTTAGTTAGAGGGTATTTAACCAGCATTTATAAATTAAAACCAATATTATATAAAATTTTAAGAGATGTTAGAGAATCAAAAATAATTAATGATATAAGAGTTGACCCAATTCCAGATTTTACTGTAAAAAGGCATAATAATGAATATTATTTAGTAATAGACTTTAATCATACAGCAACAGTTCTCAAAAATTTATGGGATTTTGTAGGTAGGGATAAATTAAAATTAGAAGACTATATCGGAAAAAAGATTATTTTCAAACCTAATCCTAAAAAAAGATATACAATTAAGTCAATTGAAAAACAAAATAAGAAAGATATTGATGATATTGTAGAGCATATAATAGAGTATTATAAATGGACTGAAGAAGAAATAAAATCTACATTTGGAGAAATTGATTATACTCAACCAATTATACATTGTGAAGGGATACCCTATCCTTTTGCTCCACAATTCTGTAATATTGTATTTACCATGGAAGATTTAGATGAGAATACTCTCAAAGACCTACAAAGTTATTGGAGATTACCAAATGAAATAAAAGGGAATATTATAAATCAAATAGCTAAAAAACTTAGGTTTGTAGAAAATGAACCAATAGAGTTGGAATTTATTAAATTTAATAACACTCCTCTAATTGTTAAAGATGAAAATGGAAAACCTACAAAAATCTACACAACAAATAGATTATTTAGATGGAATTATGATTCTAAATCTAAACTATATCTACCCTATGATATACCAGATATTATAAAAAATAAGACATTAACAACCTTTGTGTTAATAGATGAAAATTTAAAAAATGTTTCAGGAAAAATTAAGAGAAAAGTTTATCAAATGTTTAAAAACTACAACAAGATAGCATCTAAAACAGAACTTCCAAAATTTGATTTTGCTAATAAGTGGAAATACTTTTCTAATAACAATATTAGAGATGTCATAAGAAAAATAAAGGATGAATTTAATGAGGAACTGGGTTTTGCTTTGATTATTGGAAATAGATACTATGAAAATGATTACTATGAAACACTAAAGATGCAACTCTTTAATTTAAATATAATCTCTCAAAACATATTATGGGAAAATTGGAGCAAAGATGATAATAATTTCATGACCAATAATCTATTAATACAAATTATGGGAAAATTAGGTATTAAATACTTTGCTTTAGATGCTAAAGTAAATTATGATTACATAATGGGATTAGATTCAGGATTAGGGGCTTTTAAATCTAATAGGGTTAGTGGTTGTACTGTAATATATGATTCAGAAGGTAAAATTAGAAGGATACAACCAATAGACGTCCCGTCACCAGGTGAAAGAATACCGATACATCTTGTTGTAGAATTTTTAGAGACAAAAACAGACATAAATATGGAAAATAAAAATATTTTATTCCTAAGAGATGGTTTTGTTCAAAATTCTGAAAGAGAAGAACTAAAAAAATTATCTAAAGAACTAAATTCAAATATTGAAGTAATTAGCATTAGAAAAAACAATAAATATAAAGTTTTTACATCTGACTATGGAATTGGAAGTATATTTGGAAATGATGGTATTTTCTTACCTCACAAAACTACTTTTGGTTCAAATCCTGTAAAACTATCAACTTGGCTGAGATTTAATTCTGGAAACGAAGAAAAATTAAAAATTAATGAATCAATTATGCAATTATTATATGATTTGACTAAAATGAACTATTCTGCATTATATGGAGAAGGTAGAAATCTTAGAATTCCTGCTCCAATACATTACGCTGATAAATTTGTTAAGGCTCTTGGCAAAAATTGGAAAATAGATGAAGAATTGCTAAAGCATGGATTCCTATATTTCATATAA
- a CDS encoding PIN domain-containing protein — MYKIVPDTNFLIYVFKHGINFDYEIERAINSKFEIVILSSVKEELEKLLKSGNLKGKEKLAVNLALAKIKKYKLVDYSANYADEAILNYATENKNVIVATNDKELKEKLMENNVPVMVVRQKKYFEVFGML; from the coding sequence ATGTATAAAATAGTTCCTGACACGAACTTTTTAATCTATGTTTTTAAGCATGGGATAAACTTTGATTATGAGATAGAGAGGGCTATAAATTCAAAATTTGAGATTGTTATCCTCTCTTCAGTAAAAGAAGAGTTGGAAAAACTATTAAAAAGTGGAAATTTAAAAGGTAAGGAAAAATTGGCTGTCAATTTGGCATTGGCAAAAATAAAAAAGTATAAGTTGGTTGATTATTCTGCAAACTACGCAGATGAAGCAATTTTAAATTATGCAACGGAAAATAAAAATGTCATTGTAGCTACGAACGATAAGGAGCTTAAAGAAAAGTTAATGGAAAATAATGTTCCAGTAATGGTTGTTAGGCAGAAAAAATATTTTGAAGTTTTTGGAATGCTATAA
- a CDS encoding YeeE/YedE thiosulfate transporter family protein → MEYLHVIGTFIFGIILGYLFQRARMCFVGGMRDFYLIRDTWLIKGLFGFFVGALIGFIIFTATGHISAFPWFVDKGLAPIPGDPLGASGSLAGHLILAIIGGFGVGFFSVIQGGCPLRNYVMAAEGNKTAIAYLFGLAVGAVIFHKFVSPLVKAILV, encoded by the coding sequence ATGGAATATCTCCACGTAATAGGGACTTTCATATTTGGGATAATCTTGGGTTATTTATTCCAAAGAGCAAGAATGTGTTTTGTTGGAGGAATGAGGGATTTCTATTTAATAAGGGATACATGGTTAATTAAAGGTTTATTTGGATTTTTTGTTGGAGCATTGATTGGATTTATAATATTTACTGCTACAGGTCATATTTCAGCGTTCCCATGGTTTGTTGATAAAGGATTAGCTCCAATTCCTGGAGATCCGTTAGGAGCAAGTGGAAGCTTAGCAGGGCATTTAATATTGGCTATTATTGGTGGATTTGGAGTAGGGTTTTTCTCAGTTATACAGGGAGGTTGTCCATTAAGAAACTATGTCATGGCTGCTGAAGGAAACAAAACAGCTATTGCTTATTTGTTTGGTTTGGCTGTAGGGGCAGTTATTTTCCACAAGTTTGTATCCCCACTGGTAAAAGCGATATTAGTTTAA
- a CDS encoding aldolase, protein MVKKLRKKDIKVPLTVPESVKKEYISNYLELTKKTGNVMLFAGDQKMEHLNDDFFGEGIAKEDASPEHLFNIASKGKICAFATQLGLIARYGMDYRKVPYIVKINSKTHLVKTRDPISKALVTVKDVVEFKENSGLNILGVGYTIYPGSEYEHIMFEEASKVILEAHKHGLIAILWSYPRGKNVENERDPHLIAGAAGVAACLGADFVKVNYPKCDNPAERFKESVLAAGRTGVLCAGGKSIEPEKFLKQIWEQINISGARGNATGRNIHQKPLDDAVRMCNAIYAITIEGKSLEDALKIYYGDKK, encoded by the coding sequence ATGGTAAAAAAACTCAGAAAGAAGGATATAAAAGTTCCATTAACAGTTCCTGAAAGTGTCAAAAAAGAGTATATAAGCAATTATTTGGAATTAACAAAAAAGACTGGAAATGTTATGTTATTTGCTGGAGACCAAAAGATGGAGCATTTAAACGATGACTTTTTTGGGGAGGGAATTGCCAAAGAAGATGCTTCTCCAGAACATCTGTTTAATATAGCAAGTAAGGGAAAGATTTGTGCCTTTGCTACTCAGCTTGGTTTAATAGCAAGATATGGTATGGATTATAGGAAAGTTCCTTATATTGTGAAGATTAACTCAAAAACGCATTTAGTCAAAACAAGAGACCCAATAAGTAAAGCTTTAGTAACAGTTAAGGACGTTGTGGAGTTTAAAGAAAATTCTGGACTGAATATATTGGGAGTTGGTTATACAATCTATCCAGGAAGTGAATATGAGCACATTATGTTTGAAGAAGCATCTAAAGTTATTTTAGAAGCTCACAAACATGGACTGATTGCAATACTTTGGAGTTATCCAAGGGGGAAAAATGTTGAGAATGAACGAGACCCTCATCTAATCGCTGGAGCTGCAGGAGTTGCCGCATGTTTAGGAGCTGATTTTGTTAAGGTTAATTACCCTAAATGTGATAATCCAGCTGAGAGATTTAAAGAATCGGTTTTAGCTGCTGGAAGAACTGGAGTTTTATGTGCTGGAGGAAAAAGCATAGAGCCAGAGAAATTTTTAAAGCAAATTTGGGAGCAAATTAACATAAGTGGAGCCAGAGGCAATGCTACAGGAAGAAACATACATCAAAAACCATTGGATGATGCTGTAAGGATGTGTAATGCAATATACGCAATAACCATTGAAGGAAAAAGTTTAGAAGATGCGTTAAAAATATACTACGGGGATAAAAAATAA
- a CDS encoding Coenzyme F420 hydrogenase/dehydrogenase, beta subunit C-terminal domain — MKYALIQAADGEILKRAECGGAVTALFKYLLDNKLVDGVLALKKGEDVYDGIPAFVTNSDELLETAGSLHCAPTNFGKIISKYLNDKRIAVSTKPCDAMAIKELAKLEQVNLDNIYMIGLNCGGTVSPITAMKMIELFYEVDPKDVVKEEIDKGKFIIFLKDGTEKAVKIDDLEEKGFGRRENCQRCEVMIPRMADIACGNWGAEKGWTFVEICSEKGRKLIEEAEKNGYLKIKEPSEKAIQIREKIENVMIKLAKKFQKKHLEEEYPSLEKWQKYWNRCIKCYGCRDNCPLCFCVECKLEKDYIGEKGKIPPDPIMFQGIRLSHTSQSCINCGQCEDACPMEIPLAYIYHRMQLKFRDSFGYVPGVDDKIPPLYSLNK; from the coding sequence ATGAAATATGCTCTGATTCAAGCAGCTGATGGAGAGATTTTAAAGAGGGCAGAGTGTGGAGGAGCAGTTACAGCCTTATTTAAATACTTGTTGGACAATAAGCTTGTCGATGGGGTTTTAGCTTTAAAGAAAGGAGAGGACGTTTATGATGGAATTCCAGCATTTGTAACAAATTCTGATGAGTTGTTAGAGACTGCTGGTTCTTTACACTGCGCTCCAACAAACTTTGGAAAAATAATCAGTAAATATTTAAACGACAAAAGAATTGCAGTTTCTACAAAACCATGTGATGCAATGGCCATAAAGGAATTGGCAAAGTTAGAGCAGGTAAATTTAGATAACATCTACATGATTGGTTTGAATTGTGGAGGGACTGTCAGCCCTATCACAGCCATGAAGATGATTGAGTTGTTTTATGAGGTAGACCCAAAGGATGTTGTTAAAGAGGAGATTGATAAAGGTAAGTTTATAATATTCTTAAAGGATGGTACCGAAAAAGCTGTAAAAATAGATGATTTGGAAGAGAAGGGCTTTGGTAGAAGAGAGAATTGCCAAAGATGCGAAGTTATGATTCCAAGAATGGCTGATATAGCCTGTGGAAACTGGGGAGCTGAAAAAGGTTGGACTTTTGTTGAAATTTGTTCAGAGAAAGGAAGAAAGTTGATTGAAGAAGCTGAGAAAAATGGATACCTAAAAATCAAAGAACCCTCAGAAAAGGCAATTCAAATCAGGGAAAAAATAGAGAATGTTATGATAAAATTGGCTAAAAAATTCCAAAAGAAGCATTTAGAGGAAGAATATCCAAGCTTAGAAAAATGGCAGAAATATTGGAACCGATGTATAAAATGCTATGGTTGTAGGGATAACTGCCCTCTATGCTTCTGTGTTGAATGTAAGTTGGAGAAAGATTATATTGGTGAAAAAGGAAAAATTCCTCCAGACCCAATAATGTTCCAAGGGATTAGGTTAAGTCATACTTCCCAAAGCTGTATAAATTGTGGACAGTGTGAAGATGCATGTCCAATGGAGATTCCTTTAGCTTACATCTACCACAGAATGCAGTTAAAGTTTAGAGACTCCTTCGGATACGTTCCAGGAGTTGATGATAAGATACCACCATTGTACAGCTTGAATAAATAA
- a CDS encoding formate/nitrite transporter family protein, with the protein MFNPPAKAVEMAANSGEYKANLPWNQLLVRGIMGGAYIAMGAGLCTVCSTGVASLAPGLAKLVGGAVFPVGLILIIMTGMELVTGDMMLLPLAILKRKASFSQLLKVWFWVYIGNLIGSLIYALIMAYGPLKSFKNGEWIVNSFGQTAIGIAEAKVLPYISGGALGWLSCLVKGIGCNWLVNLAVMGSFAASTVIGKFFMIWFPIMTFVASGFEHCVANMYFIPAGMLLGANVTIVDWWLWNEIPATIGNIIGAVIFVAMVYWYAYGREI; encoded by the coding sequence ATGTTTAATCCACCAGCAAAAGCTGTTGAAATGGCAGCAAATTCAGGAGAATATAAAGCGAACCTTCCTTGGAATCAATTGCTTGTTAGAGGTATTATGGGAGGGGCATATATTGCAATGGGTGCTGGTCTTTGTACTGTTTGTAGTACTGGAGTTGCTTCATTAGCTCCAGGTCTTGCAAAACTCGTTGGAGGGGCAGTGTTCCCAGTTGGTCTGATTTTAATTATTATGACAGGGATGGAACTTGTTACTGGAGACATGATGCTTCTTCCATTAGCAATATTGAAAAGAAAAGCATCATTCTCCCAACTGTTAAAAGTTTGGTTTTGGGTATATATTGGAAACCTAATAGGTTCTTTAATATATGCACTAATTATGGCTTATGGTCCATTAAAAAGTTTCAAAAATGGAGAGTGGATAGTAAATTCCTTTGGACAGACTGCAATTGGAATTGCTGAAGCGAAAGTCCTTCCATACATATCAGGAGGAGCATTAGGATGGCTTTCATGCTTGGTTAAAGGTATTGGTTGTAACTGGCTTGTTAATCTTGCAGTCATGGGTTCATTTGCAGCATCAACTGTTATTGGGAAATTCTTCATGATTTGGTTCCCAATTATGACATTCGTCGCTTCAGGATTTGAGCACTGTGTAGCAAACATGTACTTCATCCCAGCAGGAATGTTGTTAGGGGCTAATGTCACAATAGTGGACTGGTGGCTATGGAATGAAATCCCTGCTACAATAGGAAACATTATTGGGGCAGTGATATTCGTAGCAATGGTGTATTGGTATGCGTATGGTAGAGAGATCTAA
- a CDS encoding formate dehydrogenase H subunit alpha, selenocysteine-containing, which translates to MSEFNVVHTICPYCGTGCGINLIVKDDKVVGTYPYKRHPVNEGKVCIKGNYCHEFIHREDRLKKPLIKKNGEFVEATWDEALNLIAEKLKNYSPEEVGFFSSARCTNEDNYIFQKFARAVVKTNNIDHCARLUHSATVKGLGEAFGSGAMTNSIEDIEEADCILIIGSNTFEQHPLIARRVVKAKEKGAKIIVIDPRKTITAKQADLFLQIVPGTNVALLNAMMHVIIKEGLIDEEFIKKRTKGFEELKKVVEKYTPEYASKICKVDKDLIIEAARTYGSADKATILYCMGVTQFTHGVDSVKSCCNLALITGNIGKRGAGVNPLRGQNNVQGACDMGALPDVFPGYQKVNVAYEKFKDAWGVELNHEIGLSIPEMIEKAGEEIKFLYIMGENPMVSDPDTKHVEKALKSLDFLVVQDIFLTETAKLADVVLPAACWAEKEGTFTNTERRVQKINKAVDPPGEALPDWIIIKKLAEKMGYADKFNYNSPREIFEEIRKVTPQYAGISYERLGVDGIHWPCPSEDHPGTPILHTEKFLTHDGLGRIFAIEYEEPVELPDNEYPFILTTGRIIFHYHTGTMTRRSKHIINEINEGFVEINPEDAKKLGIKNNDLVKVSSRRGEVVVKSRITEDIKEGVVFMPFHFAETAANILTNTALDPNCKIPELKVCAVKIEKLKTE; encoded by the coding sequence ATGAGTGAATTTAATGTAGTTCATACAATCTGCCCATACTGTGGGACAGGTTGTGGTATCAACTTAATTGTTAAAGATGATAAAGTTGTAGGGACTTATCCATACAAAAGACATCCAGTAAATGAAGGAAAAGTTTGTATTAAAGGAAATTACTGTCATGAGTTTATACATAGAGAAGATAGGTTGAAAAAGCCATTAATTAAAAAGAATGGCGAGTTTGTTGAAGCTACATGGGATGAGGCATTAAACCTAATCGCAGAAAAATTAAAAAATTACAGCCCTGAAGAAGTTGGTTTCTTCTCATCTGCAAGATGTACAAATGAAGACAACTACATTTTCCAAAAATTTGCGAGAGCTGTTGTAAAAACTAACAACATAGACCATTGTGCAAGACTTTGACACTCTGCAACTGTTAAAGGTTTAGGGGAAGCCTTTGGATCTGGTGCCATGACAAACTCAATTGAAGACATTGAAGAAGCTGACTGCATATTGATAATTGGTTCTAATACATTTGAACAACACCCGTTAATTGCAAGGAGAGTTGTTAAAGCTAAAGAAAAAGGAGCTAAAATTATTGTTATAGATCCAAGAAAAACAATAACTGCTAAACAGGCCGATTTATTCCTTCAAATAGTTCCAGGGACAAATGTAGCTTTACTAAATGCAATGATGCACGTAATTATAAAAGAAGGGTTAATAGATGAGGAATTTATAAAAAAGAGAACAAAAGGGTTTGAAGAATTGAAAAAGGTTGTAGAAAAATACACTCCTGAATATGCCTCAAAGATTTGTAAAGTTGATAAGGACTTGATTATAGAAGCGGCAAGGACATACGGAAGTGCTGATAAAGCAACTATCCTATACTGTATGGGGGTTACACAGTTCACCCATGGTGTAGATAGCGTTAAATCCTGCTGTAATTTGGCATTGATAACTGGAAATATAGGAAAGAGAGGGGCTGGAGTTAACCCATTGAGAGGACAGAACAACGTTCAGGGAGCTTGCGATATGGGGGCATTACCAGATGTGTTCCCAGGTTATCAGAAGGTGAATGTGGCTTATGAAAAATTTAAAGATGCATGGGGTGTTGAGTTAAATCATGAAATTGGTTTATCAATTCCAGAAATGATTGAAAAGGCAGGAGAAGAGATAAAATTCCTCTACATAATGGGAGAAAACCCAATGGTATCAGATCCAGATACTAAGCACGTTGAAAAGGCTTTAAAAAGCTTAGATTTTTTAGTTGTTCAGGATATCTTTTTAACTGAAACTGCGAAATTGGCGGATGTTGTTCTTCCAGCGGCATGTTGGGCAGAAAAGGAAGGGACGTTTACAAACACTGAAAGGAGGGTTCAAAAAATAAACAAAGCTGTAGACCCTCCAGGAGAAGCTTTACCAGATTGGATAATAATTAAAAAGCTTGCGGAAAAAATGGGCTATGCTGATAAGTTTAATTACAACTCACCAAGGGAGATATTTGAAGAAATAAGAAAGGTAACTCCACAATATGCAGGAATTAGCTATGAGAGATTAGGTGTTGATGGAATACATTGGCCATGTCCAAGTGAAGACCATCCAGGAACTCCAATCTTACATACTGAGAAGTTCTTAACTCACGATGGTTTAGGAAGAATATTTGCAATTGAATATGAAGAGCCAGTAGAATTGCCAGATAATGAATATCCATTCATCCTGACTACTGGAAGAATAATATTCCACTACCATACTGGAACAATGACAAGAAGAAGTAAGCACATAATAAATGAAATAAATGAAGGATTTGTTGAGATAAATCCAGAGGATGCCAAAAAATTAGGAATTAAAAATAATGATTTAGTTAAAGTAAGTTCAAGAAGAGGAGAAGTTGTTGTAAAATCGAGAATTACTGAAGATATCAAAGAAGGAGTTGTCTTTATGCCATTCCACTTTGCAGAAACTGCTGCAAACATATTAACAAATACTGCCCTTGATCCAAACTGTAAAATCCCAGAACTAAAAGTTTGTGCTGTAAAAATTGAAAAACTAAAAACTGAATAA
- a CDS encoding YeeE/YedE thiosulfate transporter family protein, which produces MRISPLVAGLVSGFVAALLQALFKVFPPPAYGICIACHTRDLVNWIVNNAFGTSLGLAPVSKVIPVLTVVGIFIGALIAAFVHKEFKIKQTHNPAIGFILGILVINFALLMGGCPVRETLRTAYGDIIAFISLIAMFIGVVAASELYLKRNI; this is translated from the coding sequence ATGAGAATTTCTCCATTGGTTGCAGGGTTAGTAAGTGGTTTTGTAGCAGCATTATTGCAGGCGTTATTTAAAGTATTCCCGCCTCCAGCTTACGGTATCTGTATAGCATGCCATACAAGAGATTTGGTAAATTGGATTGTAAACAATGCATTTGGAACATCATTAGGTTTAGCACCAGTTTCAAAAGTTATTCCTGTTCTAACTGTTGTAGGAATCTTTATTGGAGCTTTAATAGCAGCTTTTGTACATAAAGAGTTTAAAATAAAGCAGACACACAATCCTGCTATTGGTTTTATTTTGGGAATTTTGGTTATCAATTTTGCCCTGTTAATGGGGGGTTGTCCTGTTAGAGAAACTTTGAGAACAGCTTATGGAGATATCATAGCGTTTATAAGTTTAATAGCTATGTTTATTGGAGTGGTTGCAGCAAGTGAACTCTACTTAAAAAGAAACATCTAA
- a CDS encoding beta-class carbonic anhydrase has translation MGHATPRKKLAIVTCMDARLVNFLSEKLGIKKGDAKVIKNAGNVITEDVIRSLVVAIYCLDVERVMVVGHTDCGMKSVDAEEIKKKMLERGANPYFTPNLKCWLNKIDDEEKNVIEGVNIIKNHPAIPKDVTVEGYIIDVETGELKKLC, from the coding sequence ATGGGACACGCCACGCCAAGAAAAAAACTTGCAATTGTAACATGTATGGATGCTCGTCTTGTTAATTTCCTCTCCGAAAAATTGGGAATAAAAAAAGGAGATGCTAAAGTTATCAAAAATGCTGGAAATGTGATAACTGAAGATGTAATAAGATCCCTTGTTGTTGCAATTTATTGCTTAGACGTTGAGAGAGTTATGGTTGTAGGACATACAGACTGTGGAATGAAATCTGTTGATGCTGAAGAAATTAAGAAAAAAATGCTTGAAAGAGGAGCCAACCCTTACTTTACTCCTAATCTAAAATGTTGGCTAAATAAAATCGATGATGAAGAAAAAAATGTGATTGAGGGTGTAAATATAATAAAAAATCACCCTGCAATTCCAAAAGATGTAACTGTTGAAGGATACATAATAGATGTTGAAACTGGAGAGTTGAAAAAACTCTGCTAA